A DNA window from Mucilaginibacter xinganensis contains the following coding sequences:
- a CDS encoding CehA/McbA family metallohydrolase, producing MITRKFFKSFQEKAGRKEMMERVRFGCLGLLMLMASCISNAVFSQSTHISPWEPAELGVLPPVASLNGGVWLKGDLHVHSRHSKDASNNDVAKIINFSKSVGMDYLCITDHDNHVNGDIANNTWADPEFKSDAVLLLYGAEWTTTRGHGNVFSAHPYDHQRLYDVRDQRDVVIGAIKKELGIHLSANHPSGKDHFGYSYDMVNSIEVWNSAIWSKNANAIMIWDDMLSSGRKLTGRGGSDSHHGTPDSPDKATKNTYQAKANYVGTPTTWVYATGRNTQAVVDALTNGRVCISANPYAPRVEFYADLDQDGKMDMMMGDNVKATGKSVNFRVQLTGNMAPEATYIIHVVKNGDKFSTLELTGKTPIVEFKDTPETRSRTYYRIEVEGPPTAYPQVPESMNLSGKMVGLSNPIYFNFDPNF from the coding sequence ATGATTACACGTAAATTTTTTAAGAGTTTTCAGGAAAAAGCCGGAAGGAAAGAGATGATGGAGCGTGTACGCTTTGGTTGTCTTGGCTTGTTAATGCTTATGGCTTCTTGTATCAGCAATGCCGTGTTTAGCCAGTCAACCCATATCAGCCCATGGGAACCCGCAGAACTTGGTGTGCTGCCCCCGGTTGCCAGCCTTAACGGCGGTGTTTGGCTTAAGGGCGATCTTCATGTGCATTCGCGGCACAGTAAGGATGCATCGAATAACGATGTCGCGAAAATTATTAATTTTTCGAAGTCAGTTGGGATGGATTACCTGTGCATCACAGATCATGACAACCATGTAAACGGCGATATTGCAAATAACACATGGGCCGATCCGGAGTTTAAGTCGGACGCTGTACTGTTGCTGTACGGTGCTGAATGGACAACTACCCGGGGCCACGGAAACGTGTTCTCGGCTCATCCTTATGATCATCAGCGATTATACGATGTTCGCGATCAGCGCGATGTAGTGATAGGAGCCATAAAAAAGGAACTCGGAATCCATCTTTCAGCAAACCATCCCAGCGGGAAAGATCATTTTGGATATTCTTATGATATGGTTAACTCTATTGAGGTATGGAATTCGGCGATCTGGTCAAAAAATGCAAATGCGATAATGATCTGGGATGATATGCTTTCCTCTGGTCGCAAGTTGACCGGGAGGGGTGGGAGCGACTCGCATCATGGTACGCCTGATTCACCCGACAAGGCAACAAAAAACACTTACCAGGCTAAAGCTAATTATGTTGGAACCCCAACAACCTGGGTGTACGCTACCGGGCGGAATACACAAGCGGTTGTAGATGCGCTTACAAACGGGCGGGTTTGTATAAGTGCGAACCCATACGCACCGCGCGTTGAATTTTATGCCGATCTTGACCAGGATGGTAAAATGGATATGATGATGGGCGACAATGTTAAAGCCACTGGTAAATCGGTTAATTTCCGCGTTCAGCTAACGGGAAATATGGCTCCGGAAGCTACTTACATTATTCATGTGGTAAAAAACGGCGATAAGTTCAGCACACTGGAGCTAACCGGGAAAACGCCTATAGTTGAGTTTAAAGACACGCCTGAAACCCGCAGTCGCACTTATTACCGAATTGAAGTTGAAGGCCCGCCTACGGCATATCCGCAGGTTCCTGAATCCATGAACTTAAGCGGAAAGATGGTTGGCCTGTCCAACCCGATCTATTTTAATTTCGATCCTAACTTCTAA
- a CDS encoding GMC family oxidoreductase — protein MSISQTKYDAVIVGGGWAGSTLAYKLGVAGKKVLILEAGIPFQSDNREDFMETFFMATAKTPESPYSQNYNAPRPSVLDIKAITDPPQPPAEDCKNAKDAIEKDGYFIQKGPLPFGSTYERLAGGTSWHWLGTCLRLVRNDFKLKSVYGVGVDWPMTYDDLSPYYDEAELEIGVSADVEEQAIHGITFSPDYVYPMQRIPPSVLDKVLTEGLKDVVIDGNPLTVTGTPAGRNGISNIMKDGQPYNNGRRLCQGNTNCTPICPIQAKYDATITLNKALQTGNVDILYQTVASNVLVDTNTGAITGIEYKQYQTKNGPQTGSGTATGTKYIIAAHAIEAAKLLLMSNTQLPNGVANFSGQVGKNLMDHPVNLSWGSMPDPVYPFRGPLSTSGIETTRDGSFRTERAAYRIEIGNEGWNWPAGAPYTQLQGCVGEAGLFGKELIGKIQHDFVRQFRLGYLIEQLPEETNYIIPSETCFDNLGIPRPEIHYNLDDYTRAGFQAAEEASVTIFGAVGAAISTENRISTAGAFTYENGVYYTNGAGHVMGTHRMGDSNETSVTDANMKSWDHDNLYLVGCGSLPTGATANPTLTMMALAFKAADAIINSLNVPHE, from the coding sequence ATGAGCATTTCTCAGACTAAATATGATGCCGTTATAGTTGGCGGCGGCTGGGCGGGCAGTACGCTTGCTTATAAATTAGGCGTTGCCGGCAAAAAAGTATTAATACTGGAAGCTGGTATCCCATTTCAAAGTGACAACCGTGAAGACTTTATGGAGACTTTTTTTATGGCCACGGCCAAAACACCCGAATCGCCATACAGTCAAAACTATAATGCCCCCAGGCCTTCGGTACTTGACATTAAGGCCATCACCGATCCCCCTCAGCCTCCTGCTGAAGATTGTAAGAATGCGAAAGATGCTATAGAAAAGGACGGTTACTTTATTCAAAAAGGGCCACTTCCTTTCGGCAGTACTTATGAGCGGTTAGCTGGTGGTACTTCGTGGCATTGGCTGGGTACCTGCCTGCGCCTGGTACGCAACGATTTTAAATTAAAAAGCGTTTATGGAGTGGGTGTAGACTGGCCCATGACATACGACGACCTGTCACCTTATTACGATGAGGCTGAACTGGAAATTGGTGTTTCTGCTGATGTTGAAGAACAAGCGATACATGGAATAACTTTTAGTCCCGATTATGTTTACCCTATGCAGCGGATCCCACCCAGTGTGCTGGACAAGGTACTTACAGAGGGCTTAAAAGATGTAGTTATTGACGGGAACCCGCTTACTGTAACCGGTACGCCGGCCGGACGCAACGGTATCTCGAACATTATGAAAGACGGGCAACCCTACAATAATGGACGCAGGCTTTGCCAGGGCAATACCAACTGTACGCCCATATGCCCCATACAGGCTAAATATGATGCCACCATTACTTTAAATAAAGCGCTGCAAACCGGTAATGTGGATATTCTTTACCAGACTGTAGCCAGTAATGTTTTGGTTGATACAAATACCGGAGCAATCACCGGGATTGAATACAAACAATATCAAACCAAAAATGGCCCGCAAACAGGTTCAGGTACCGCTACCGGAACTAAATATATTATTGCTGCCCACGCCATAGAGGCCGCCAAATTACTGTTGATGTCAAACACCCAGCTACCTAATGGCGTGGCCAATTTTTCGGGACAGGTTGGTAAGAACCTGATGGATCACCCGGTAAACCTTAGCTGGGGGAGTATGCCTGATCCTGTGTATCCATTCCGCGGCCCGCTATCAACCTCGGGAATCGAAACAACGCGCGACGGTAGTTTCCGTACAGAAAGGGCTGCTTATCGTATCGAGATCGGTAACGAAGGGTGGAACTGGCCGGCTGGCGCGCCTTACACCCAATTGCAGGGATGTGTTGGCGAAGCGGGGCTTTTTGGCAAGGAATTGATTGGGAAGATCCAACATGATTTTGTTCGTCAATTTAGGTTAGGATATCTGATTGAGCAGTTGCCAGAGGAGACCAATTATATTATTCCATCGGAAACCTGTTTTGACAATCTTGGTATCCCACGCCCGGAGATTCATTATAACCTCGATGATTATACCCGCGCCGGATTCCAGGCAGCAGAGGAAGCTTCCGTAACCATATTTGGGGCAGTAGGTGCGGCCATAAGTACTGAAAATCGTATTTCAACTGCAGGTGCGTTTACTTATGAAAACGGTGTTTATTATACAAATGGCGCAGGTCATGTGATGGGAACCCATCGAATGGGCGATAGTAATGAAACTTCAGTTACAGATGCCAATATGAAAAGCTGGGACCACGACAATTTGTACCTGGTAGGCTGTGGGTCATTGCCAACAGGTGCCACCGCTAATCCAACTTTAACCATGATGGCACTCGCTTTTAAAGCGGCTGATGCAATCATTAATTCTTTAAACGTACCTCATGAATAA
- a CDS encoding Vgb family protein, which yields MNKMHNDMMPAEPGELKPTTTGIITEFALNWPGKECCSTHEIAIDEEHIFVSGQLMGQIAKLDYSGKILDHFIIPSNTKIHAGSWPHGLLLDKHNRLWVSLEKAGYVIRLNKNTGEIEQEIDVRLHAKGARQPINVAPHGIGLDADGETIWFTGKRTSTLGKINPDGSVEHFQLDTLGAVPIFLSAGPDGGIWGTEVQGNHILHMSKSGVLSECQIPTPNSVPIGIIPDPVNRDCMWFTEQNGVKFAKISLDAKIITEFDVPALQKTDVLGSLCFDRENNLWIEVYVSDTDTSGKGYDYLIKVDRSGLYPEAGRNTGLNFTIYPLPRRMSMLHRIKMDFQGNMWFTEMMADRIGKIDLMGR from the coding sequence ATGAATAAGATGCACAATGATATGATGCCAGCAGAGCCCGGAGAACTAAAACCGACAACTACCGGTATCATTACTGAGTTTGCGCTCAATTGGCCAGGTAAAGAATGCTGTTCAACGCATGAAATAGCTATAGACGAAGAGCACATTTTTGTTAGCGGCCAGTTGATGGGCCAGATTGCCAAACTTGATTACAGCGGTAAAATACTTGATCACTTCATCATTCCTTCAAACACTAAAATACACGCTGGTAGCTGGCCTCATGGTTTATTACTTGATAAGCATAACCGTTTGTGGGTATCACTTGAAAAGGCCGGTTACGTAATAAGGCTTAATAAAAATACGGGAGAGATAGAACAGGAGATAGACGTGAGGTTGCATGCAAAGGGTGCCCGACAGCCCATTAACGTAGCACCGCATGGTATTGGGCTGGATGCTGATGGTGAAACGATTTGGTTTACAGGCAAAAGGACCAGTACTTTGGGGAAAATAAATCCAGACGGTTCGGTGGAGCATTTTCAACTCGATACGCTGGGGGCTGTTCCTATTTTCCTTTCTGCCGGACCTGACGGCGGTATCTGGGGCACAGAAGTGCAGGGGAACCACATTCTCCATATGTCAAAATCGGGGGTGCTTAGCGAATGTCAGATTCCAACACCTAATTCGGTACCAATAGGCATTATACCTGATCCTGTCAACCGCGACTGTATGTGGTTTACAGAACAAAACGGGGTGAAGTTTGCAAAAATAAGCCTGGATGCAAAAATAATAACTGAGTTTGATGTGCCTGCGCTTCAAAAGACCGATGTACTTGGATCTCTTTGTTTCGACCGTGAAAATAACCTGTGGATTGAAGTTTATGTGAGTGATACAGACACGTCCGGTAAGGGTTATGACTATTTGATAAAAGTAGATCGTTCTGGCTTATATCCTGAAGCAGGCCGGAACACTGGACTTAACTTTACGATTTATCCGCTTCCAAGACGTATGTCTATGCTCCATCGTATTAAAATGGATTTCCAGGGAAATATGTGGTTTACGGAAATGATGGCAGACAGAATTGGTAAAATTGACTTAATGGGGCGCTAA